One Vibrio penaeicida DNA segment encodes these proteins:
- a CDS encoding GNAT family N-acetyltransferase, with amino-acid sequence MRWKICTFEQLTPIELYQLLKLRVDIFVVEQNAPYSDLDGKDCAEGVMHVLGFDGDEVVAYSRLLPQGMGYPEEVKPYLGENKSDTAIGRVVVHSAYRGRGLGDELLRVSIAAMQRHEFSTPVFISAQSYLVPYYQKQGFEVFTPAYMEDGCDMRGMRANAFHTL; translated from the coding sequence ATGCGCTGGAAAATTTGCACATTCGAACAATTAACACCAATTGAACTTTATCAATTACTTAAGTTAAGAGTGGACATTTTTGTTGTTGAACAAAATGCGCCTTATTCTGATTTGGATGGGAAAGATTGTGCAGAAGGTGTTATGCATGTTCTTGGGTTCGATGGTGATGAGGTTGTAGCGTATTCCCGTTTGTTACCACAAGGAATGGGGTATCCAGAAGAAGTTAAGCCATATTTAGGTGAGAATAAAAGCGATACCGCGATAGGGCGTGTTGTTGTGCATTCAGCATATCGAGGGAGAGGCCTTGGTGACGAATTGCTGAGAGTTTCCATAGCGGCGATGCAGCGTCATGAATTTTCGACCCCAGTGTTTATCTCAGCTCAGTCGTATCTTGTTCCCTATTATCAAAAGCAAGGTTTTGAGGTGTTTACACCTGCCTATATGGAGGATGGGTGTGACATGAGGGGAATGCGCGCTAACGCATTTCACACTCTCTAG